Proteins from one Gimesia maris genomic window:
- a CDS encoding site-2 protease family protein, with amino-acid sequence MLGNVSPTEFDLRFSLFGIPIRVHPLFWVMAAFMGWYPNDPKITLIWIACVFISILVHELGHAVMAKYFGWPPEIVLYHFGGLAIYQPYSGLTTQRSIIISAAGPMAGFGLYGAIFFFRYFSVRYGMWDGFSEQARFYIGIAFHDLLFINLIWGLINLAPVLPLDGGHICEDICKTVKRSRGDVLAIQISMVVAGGLAVYFFTHQQRYAGIMFALFAFFNYQAYQSRNNIW; translated from the coding sequence ATGCTGGGAAATGTCTCTCCCACCGAATTCGATTTGCGTTTTTCATTATTTGGAATCCCGATCCGCGTCCATCCTCTGTTCTGGGTGATGGCAGCGTTCATGGGCTGGTATCCAAATGATCCCAAAATCACGCTCATCTGGATCGCCTGCGTTTTTATTTCAATTCTGGTCCATGAACTGGGACATGCTGTCATGGCCAAATATTTTGGCTGGCCTCCCGAAATCGTGCTCTATCACTTTGGGGGACTGGCCATCTATCAGCCCTATTCCGGGCTGACAACACAGCGCTCCATCATCATTTCTGCTGCAGGGCCGATGGCTGGATTCGGGCTGTATGGCGCAATCTTTTTCTTCAGATATTTCTCCGTTCGCTATGGAATGTGGGATGGCTTCAGTGAACAGGCCCGCTTTTATATTGGTATCGCCTTTCATGATCTGCTGTTTATTAATCTGATCTGGGGGCTGATTAACCTCGCACCGGTGTTGCCACTGGATGGCGGTCATATCTGCGAAGATATCTGCAAAACCGTCAAACGCTCACGCGGCGATGTACTGGCGATTCAGATCTCCATGGTCGTTGCCGGCGGTCTGGCCGTTTATTTCTTTACGCACCAGCAGCGCTATGCAGGCATCATGTTCGCACTGTTCGCGTTCTTTAACTACCAGGCGTACCAGTCACGCAACAATATCTGGTAA
- a CDS encoding DNA topoisomerase I, whose protein sequence is MLIPFDQIGIIVGGLIRILLKPLMRFFIGLIAIPIFHLMLNKVIRVQEIDDELEKDLEQWFRGSLLLLAATANMESALFAGWVPLSLQGTELSILTGLRILLAIGVIEAMPDQELFSIIHPGPPSLKLSREYGIWRELKEKWRLILKGIVCQHINRSSPVFAILSATTEGTVGWVCYGIAITQYLIIGLVTSRDRALDVLSEFDRQVTLRRRELIEEFDLDQEEVDEADRKRCEEIEQEETESEKKQADTSKASA, encoded by the coding sequence GTGCTAATACCCTTCGATCAGATAGGAATTATTGTGGGTGGATTGATTCGCATCCTGTTGAAACCTTTAATGCGATTTTTTATCGGGCTGATTGCGATTCCGATCTTCCACCTGATGCTGAACAAGGTCATCCGAGTTCAGGAGATTGATGACGAGCTTGAAAAAGACCTGGAACAGTGGTTTCGTGGCTCCCTGTTGCTGCTGGCTGCCACCGCGAATATGGAGTCGGCACTATTTGCAGGCTGGGTACCGCTGAGCCTGCAGGGAACCGAGCTTTCGATCCTGACAGGACTGCGTATTCTCCTGGCGATTGGTGTAATTGAAGCCATGCCTGACCAGGAACTGTTTTCTATTATTCACCCAGGCCCTCCCTCATTAAAGTTGTCCCGGGAGTATGGAATCTGGCGAGAGTTAAAAGAAAAATGGCGGCTGATTTTGAAAGGAATTGTCTGTCAGCATATCAACCGATCTTCGCCGGTATTTGCGATTCTGTCTGCAACGACGGAAGGAACCGTGGGCTGGGTCTGTTATGGAATCGCGATTACCCAATATCTGATTATCGGTCTCGTGACGTCGCGCGATCGCGCCCTGGATGTGCTGAGTGAATTTGATCGCCAGGTCACATTACGACGTCGTGAGTTGATCGAAGAATTTGATCTGGACCAGGAGGAAGTTGATGAAGCAGATCGAAAACGATGCGAAGAAATCGAGCAGGAGGAGACTGAGTCGGAAAAAAAACAGGCCGACACCTCGAAGGCGTCGGCCTGA
- the topA gene encoding type I DNA topoisomerase produces MAKKKLKALVIVESPAKAKKIGSYLGSDYKVLASMGHVRDLPTKASDVPSEFKKKHKWATLGVNVESEFEPYYLVPKEKKKTVKELKDALKDAEELILATDEDREGESIGWHLAELLKPKVPVKRMVFSEITEEAIQEAIANPRELDLNLVSAQETRRVLDRLYGFTLSPLLWKKIARGLSAGRVQSVAVRILVQRELERLAFKSGTYWDLKAQLKTGEGAEFESMLMTVDGKKVASGKDFDESTGKLKEGADVLLLNEQQADDLLERVKKSDWTVTSVEQRMQSRKPPAPFTTSTLQQEGNRKLNMSARETMQVAQRLYEDGHITYMRTDSVNLSNEAVSASRKRIEDMYGKDYLSPEIRRFDTKSKGAQEAHEAIRPAGKSMKTVEELGLKGQQAKLYAMIWKRTMATQMEEARLRFQTVTITADNAEFRATGRHVEFPGFFRAYVEGSDDPEAALDDSESMLPPLEENQALEASEVEPLKHETKPPARYTEATIVRKLESEGVGRPSTYASIIGTIQDRGYVKKTGSQLVPTFTALAVTRLLEKFFPNLVDLQFTAAMEQELDDIAVGEGDRLPYLNQFYRGEAGLDEQVKAKEETIDAREICTLDLEGITSAVRVGRYGPYVSNEAEEEPVSASIPDNIAPADLTNELAEKLIRLKAEGPKSLGMHPEENTPIYKLHGPFGPYLQLGDVVEDGPKPKRVSIPKNVDPDTIDFETALKYLSLPRALGEHPETGKKVNAGIGRFGPYVLHDKVYKSLGKEDDILTIDLPRAVELLKQARKRSAPTPIRDLGKHPEDEEPIGIFDGRYGPYVKHGKINATIPKGYEVDNVTLDQAMEWLEAKAEKKGVKKAAKKKATAKKKSAAKKTTKKTAAKKTTKKAAAKKKTTKKKAAKKTTKKKTAKKEESED; encoded by the coding sequence GTGGCAAAAAAGAAGCTGAAGGCACTGGTGATCGTGGAATCACCAGCAAAAGCCAAGAAAATCGGCAGCTATTTAGGCAGCGACTATAAAGTCCTGGCCAGCATGGGCCACGTACGCGATCTGCCTACGAAAGCCTCCGATGTTCCTTCCGAATTCAAGAAAAAACATAAATGGGCGACCCTGGGGGTCAATGTCGAATCCGAATTCGAACCTTATTATCTGGTCCCCAAAGAGAAGAAAAAGACGGTCAAAGAACTGAAAGATGCCCTGAAAGATGCTGAAGAGCTCATTCTCGCGACCGACGAAGACCGCGAAGGTGAAAGTATCGGCTGGCATCTGGCCGAGCTGCTTAAACCAAAAGTCCCCGTCAAACGCATGGTTTTCTCGGAAATTACCGAGGAAGCCATTCAGGAAGCGATCGCCAACCCTCGCGAACTCGATCTGAACCTGGTCTCGGCTCAGGAAACCAGGCGTGTACTCGATCGACTGTACGGTTTTACATTGAGCCCGCTGTTATGGAAGAAGATTGCCCGCGGTCTGTCTGCCGGCCGCGTTCAGTCGGTCGCGGTGCGGATTCTGGTTCAGCGCGAACTGGAACGACTTGCCTTCAAAAGCGGTACTTACTGGGATTTGAAAGCCCAGCTCAAAACAGGTGAGGGCGCCGAATTCGAATCGATGCTGATGACGGTCGACGGTAAAAAAGTCGCCAGTGGTAAAGATTTCGACGAATCGACGGGTAAACTCAAAGAAGGCGCCGATGTACTGCTGCTCAATGAACAGCAGGCCGATGATCTGCTGGAACGCGTCAAGAAATCTGACTGGACCGTGACGTCTGTTGAACAGCGAATGCAGTCCCGCAAGCCGCCTGCTCCTTTTACAACCAGTACCCTGCAGCAGGAAGGTAACCGCAAGCTGAATATGTCGGCCCGGGAAACCATGCAGGTGGCCCAGCGTCTGTATGAAGACGGTCACATTACCTATATGCGTACCGATAGTGTCAATCTCTCCAACGAAGCGGTTTCTGCTTCGCGCAAACGGATTGAAGACATGTACGGTAAAGATTATCTCAGCCCCGAAATCCGCCGCTTCGATACCAAGTCCAAAGGGGCACAGGAAGCACACGAAGCGATCCGACCCGCCGGAAAATCGATGAAAACCGTGGAAGAGCTTGGCCTCAAAGGACAACAGGCCAAACTGTATGCCATGATCTGGAAGCGGACCATGGCCACCCAGATGGAAGAAGCCCGTCTGCGTTTCCAGACTGTCACGATCACAGCCGACAATGCGGAATTCCGGGCCACCGGTCGTCATGTTGAATTTCCCGGTTTCTTCCGTGCGTATGTAGAAGGCTCTGATGATCCCGAAGCAGCATTGGATGACAGCGAATCAATGCTGCCTCCGCTGGAAGAAAATCAGGCGCTGGAAGCCAGCGAAGTGGAACCGCTCAAGCATGAAACCAAACCACCGGCGCGCTACACGGAAGCGACCATCGTCCGCAAGCTGGAAAGTGAAGGGGTCGGCCGTCCGAGTACGTATGCTTCGATCATCGGCACCATCCAGGATCGCGGCTATGTCAAAAAGACGGGCAGTCAGCTGGTACCTACTTTCACAGCCCTGGCAGTGACACGTCTTCTGGAGAAATTTTTCCCGAACCTGGTCGATCTGCAGTTCACTGCTGCCATGGAGCAGGAACTCGATGACATCGCTGTCGGCGAAGGGGACCGTTTACCTTATCTGAACCAGTTTTATCGCGGGGAAGCAGGGCTCGACGAACAGGTCAAAGCCAAGGAAGAGACCATCGATGCGCGGGAAATCTGTACGCTGGACCTGGAAGGGATCACCTCGGCAGTGCGCGTTGGTCGCTATGGACCTTACGTTTCCAACGAGGCAGAAGAAGAACCGGTTTCGGCATCGATTCCCGACAATATTGCGCCGGCTGACCTGACGAACGAACTGGCAGAAAAATTAATCCGCCTGAAAGCGGAAGGCCCCAAATCTCTCGGCATGCATCCCGAGGAAAACACTCCCATTTATAAACTGCATGGCCCCTTTGGTCCTTACCTGCAACTGGGTGATGTGGTCGAAGATGGTCCGAAGCCCAAACGTGTCAGTATTCCTAAAAACGTTGATCCCGATACGATCGATTTTGAAACCGCTTTAAAATATCTGAGCCTGCCTCGTGCACTGGGCGAACATCCGGAGACCGGTAAAAAGGTCAACGCAGGCATCGGTCGATTTGGTCCATACGTGCTGCATGACAAAGTCTATAAATCGCTGGGTAAGGAAGACGACATCCTGACCATTGATCTGCCTCGCGCAGTGGAACTGCTCAAACAGGCGCGTAAACGCAGTGCCCCGACACCGATTCGGGATCTCGGGAAACATCCGGAAGACGAAGAGCCGATCGGCATTTTCGATGGTCGCTACGGGCCGTACGTGAAGCATGGCAAAATTAACGCGACGATACCCAAGGGATACGAAGTAGACAACGTGACCTTGGATCAGGCCATGGAATGGCTGGAAGCGAAAGCGGAGAAAAAAGGCGTAAAGAAGGCAGCTAAAAAGAAAGCAACAGCCAAGAAGAAATCTGCGGCTAAAAAGACCACCAAAAAAACAGCCGCGAAAAAGACAACGAAAAAAGCAGCTGCAAAAAAGAAGACTACCAAAAAGAAAGCGGCGAAAAAAACAACAAAGAAGAAGACAGCTAAAAAAGAAGAATCTGAAGATTAA
- a CDS encoding reverse transcriptase family protein has product MGLFDFLRRIFFGSPPSQTVSPVESAPVPEETSSRQPRRKTTLEPLRYSSSHSSRVENIEEVAAPPYELARYGARTGHYYDMTRDGDTEKLARYELPLFSTPVELAEWLNIPLGKLAWLTHRFTQFDRPDDAQDSHYIYHWKPKRSGFRLIESPRPFLKMAQQQILHEILNQIPVHTAAHGFVRGRSSVTNATPHTGKRVVVKFDLENFYTSVKFSRVVAIFRNLGYCREASLYLARLTTSVIPMSLPFPDGSLRPLVPYLSRHLPQGASTSPALANLSAYSLDVRLSGLARAFDADYTRYADDLTFSGSEQFLRSLQVFLPLVNQIIRSERFQVNHMKRRILRENQQQKVTGVVVNEHPNVPRKEFDLLKAILTNCIRQGPGTQNRENHPDFASHLRGRVAYVQQLNPKRGQRLLHLYEQIRW; this is encoded by the coding sequence ATGGGTTTATTTGATTTCTTACGACGGATCTTCTTCGGTTCTCCCCCGAGCCAGACTGTCTCGCCAGTAGAGTCCGCTCCCGTCCCGGAAGAGACCAGCAGCCGGCAGCCTCGACGCAAAACCACACTGGAACCATTGCGCTACAGCAGCAGTCATTCGAGCCGGGTCGAGAATATCGAAGAAGTGGCAGCGCCCCCTTATGAGCTGGCACGCTATGGAGCGCGGACCGGTCATTATTATGATATGACCAGAGACGGCGATACTGAAAAACTGGCGCGATACGAACTGCCCCTGTTCTCGACGCCTGTCGAACTCGCTGAGTGGCTGAATATTCCTCTGGGTAAGCTGGCCTGGCTGACGCATCGTTTCACACAATTTGATCGCCCGGATGATGCACAGGACTCACATTATATTTATCACTGGAAGCCGAAACGATCCGGATTTCGCCTGATCGAATCACCGCGCCCGTTTCTAAAAATGGCACAGCAGCAGATCCTGCATGAGATCTTAAACCAGATCCCCGTACACACCGCTGCGCATGGATTTGTACGAGGCCGCTCTTCAGTGACGAATGCAACTCCTCATACGGGCAAACGTGTGGTTGTGAAATTTGACCTGGAGAATTTTTATACCAGTGTCAAATTTTCCCGCGTCGTTGCCATCTTTCGCAACCTGGGTTACTGTCGTGAAGCATCTCTGTATCTGGCGCGGTTGACGACTTCCGTGATTCCCATGAGCCTGCCTTTTCCGGATGGCAGCCTGCGACCGCTGGTTCCTTACCTGTCGCGTCATCTGCCTCAAGGCGCTTCTACATCCCCTGCCCTGGCGAACCTGTCGGCCTATTCGCTGGACGTACGACTTTCCGGTCTGGCACGCGCCTTCGATGCCGACTACACACGCTATGCCGACGATCTGACCTTTTCCGGATCGGAACAGTTTCTGCGATCATTACAGGTATTTCTTCCGCTGGTCAATCAGATTATCCGGTCAGAACGATTCCAGGTGAATCACATGAAACGCCGCATACTGCGAGAGAATCAACAGCAGAAAGTCACAGGCGTCGTCGTGAACGAGCACCCGAATGTGCCACGCAAAGAATTTGATCTGCTGAAAGCCATTCTCACAAACTGCATTCGCCAGGGTCCGGGAACTCAGAACCGCGAGAATCATCCAGATTTTGCCAGTCACCTGCGCGGCCGTGTGGCTTATGTCCAGCAACTCAATCCGAAGCGGGGACAACGTTTACTGCATCTCTATGAACAGATACGCTGGTAA